In Rhineura floridana isolate rRhiFlo1 chromosome 1, rRhiFlo1.hap2, whole genome shotgun sequence, the following proteins share a genomic window:
- the SPMIP10 gene encoding sperm-associated microtubule inner protein 10 gives MSNPNAVPGQGSKPNLVSKGISTDLKGLIHCHLPRFSYRHGMIPKLYVMPWKQDMKYRALALKHADLVGLYTGAPEDTLFLDKCERHCHGEDRKQLLQKVPQQMAVEDIPIYSHLSRYHKSMVAYGFRIKL, from the exons atgAGCAACCCAAATGCTGTGCCCGGGCAGGGCTCAAAACCCAATTTGGTTTCAAAGGGGATCAGTACTGACCTGAAAGG GCTTATTCATTGCCACTTGCCAAGATTTTCATACAGACATGGGATGATTCCAAAGCTCTATGTGATGCCCTGGAAACAAGATATGAAGTATCGAGCATTGGCTTTAAAG CATGCTGACCTTGTTGGGCTATATACTGGTGCCCCTGAAGACACTCTGTTCTTGGACAAATGTGAGAGGCACTGCCATGGAGAAGACCGAAAGCAGCTTCTTCAGAAAGTTCCACAGCAaatggcagtggaggacattccCATTTATTCTCATCTGTCTAGATATCACAAGTCCATGGTGGCTTACGGCTTCAGGATCAAACTCTGA